In a single window of the Arenicella chitinivorans genome:
- a CDS encoding S9 family peptidase: MRLSRLLLLPVMGLAACATTNHYPMSESEYTRIKQLPIAAPQAPQIPYEAQHHGRTLTDHYHWLKDQGYPEVNDEPVLDYLKQENAYYQSFLEPHRTFVDTIFEEFKGRTDEEETSVPYVDNGYEYRWFFRPGEEYRTRSRTNLKTGEEAIFLDETELAKGHDYFVLGGWEISPDNRYLAYSVDTAGDERYEVRVKDLHTGEMLTDVLSDVQGGITFSADGKSLVYALLEKDKWLAKNIKVHKLGTPQDQDTTLYYESDDGFFIGFGKTSSREFLLVVSSQGEVQETYVIPADLSGKLVQITAREQGFTQSVDHAHGKFYILANDTHKNFRLASVSDSNPEYANWRTIQDGSDDVYLMGLQTFDEFIAIKSRDLGLEKIHIRGYDGASREVAFPESVFAADIGVNPEFTQSHLRIDYESMITPATVFDYDLTSQALSTRKVQKIPSGYDKNQYQTERVMITARDGVKVPVTLVYKDGFKRDGSHPMWLYGYGAYSATVTPSFSTGRLSALDRGFVYAVAHVRGGSMMGYQWYLDGKLKKRTNTFNDFVDVARGLIELDYTSAGNISVSGRSAGGELMGAVTIQAPELWRSVNLGVPFVDVLNTMLDASLPLTPPEWKEWGNPIESAEDYDLIASYSPYDNIAASDYPPMFVSGGLNDPRVTYWEPAKWTARMRELKTDDNLLVMRINMGAGHFSNSGRYGRLKDYAEEYAFMFLAHGIKE; this comes from the coding sequence ATGCGCTTATCAAGACTTCTGTTGCTGCCCGTTATGGGGTTGGCAGCCTGCGCCACGACGAATCACTACCCTATGTCCGAATCAGAATACACGCGAATAAAACAATTGCCGATTGCGGCCCCGCAAGCGCCCCAGATACCGTATGAAGCTCAGCACCACGGGCGAACCTTGACGGATCATTATCATTGGTTGAAAGATCAGGGCTACCCAGAGGTGAACGATGAACCGGTGCTGGACTATTTGAAACAAGAGAATGCGTATTACCAGTCATTTTTAGAACCGCACCGGACCTTTGTCGACACCATTTTCGAAGAGTTTAAGGGCCGCACGGATGAAGAAGAAACTTCAGTGCCTTATGTGGACAACGGTTACGAATATCGCTGGTTTTTTCGTCCCGGTGAAGAGTACCGAACGCGCAGTCGTACCAATTTGAAAACTGGCGAAGAGGCGATTTTTCTAGATGAAACCGAACTGGCGAAAGGGCATGACTACTTTGTGCTTGGTGGTTGGGAAATCAGCCCAGACAATCGTTATTTAGCGTATTCAGTCGACACCGCCGGCGACGAGCGTTATGAGGTCCGGGTCAAAGACTTACACACTGGTGAAATGTTGACCGATGTTTTGAGCGACGTACAGGGCGGCATTACCTTTAGTGCGGATGGAAAATCATTAGTTTATGCGTTGCTTGAGAAAGACAAGTGGCTGGCTAAGAATATTAAGGTCCATAAGTTGGGCACACCGCAGGATCAAGACACGACCTTGTATTACGAAAGCGATGATGGTTTTTTTATTGGTTTTGGCAAGACCAGCAGTCGTGAGTTTCTGTTGGTGGTTTCTTCTCAAGGTGAAGTGCAAGAGACCTATGTTATTCCGGCTGATTTATCCGGCAAGTTGGTGCAAATCACCGCACGCGAGCAGGGTTTCACGCAATCGGTTGATCACGCACATGGCAAGTTTTATATCTTGGCGAATGACACGCATAAGAATTTTCGTCTTGCTAGTGTGAGTGATTCCAACCCGGAATACGCGAATTGGCGAACTATCCAGGATGGCAGTGACGATGTCTATCTCATGGGTCTGCAAACCTTTGATGAGTTTATTGCCATCAAGTCGCGTGATCTTGGGCTGGAGAAAATCCATATTCGTGGTTATGACGGCGCTTCACGTGAAGTGGCGTTCCCAGAATCTGTTTTTGCTGCTGATATCGGCGTGAATCCTGAGTTTACGCAGTCGCATCTTCGAATCGATTACGAGTCGATGATTACGCCCGCAACGGTGTTTGATTATGATCTAACAAGTCAGGCGCTTTCGACTCGAAAGGTGCAGAAGATCCCATCTGGTTACGATAAGAACCAGTATCAGACAGAGCGTGTCATGATCACCGCGCGTGATGGCGTTAAAGTACCGGTCACATTGGTCTACAAAGATGGTTTCAAGCGCGATGGTAGTCACCCAATGTGGCTGTACGGCTATGGTGCGTATTCAGCGACAGTAACACCGAGTTTCTCGACCGGACGTTTAAGTGCGCTGGACCGAGGTTTTGTTTACGCTGTGGCTCACGTGCGCGGCGGCTCTATGATGGGCTATCAGTGGTATCTGGATGGAAAGCTCAAAAAGCGGACCAATACCTTCAATGACTTTGTGGACGTGGCGCGCGGTCTGATCGAACTTGATTACACTTCTGCGGGGAACATCTCCGTTTCCGGGCGCAGCGCTGGTGGTGAATTGATGGGCGCGGTGACCATTCAAGCGCCAGAGTTGTGGCGTTCGGTCAACCTAGGCGTTCCTTTTGTGGATGTGTTGAATACGATGTTGGATGCCTCACTGCCACTCACACCACCGGAGTGGAAAGAGTGGGGTAATCCAATTGAAAGTGCCGAAGATTATGATCTGATCGCCAGCTATTCGCCATACGATAATATTGCAGCGAGCGATTACCCGCCGATGTTTGTCAGTGGCGGACTCAATGATCCGCGCGTGACGTATTGGGAGCCTGCCAAGTGGACTGCACGTATGCGCGAACTAAAAACCGATGACAATTTGTTGGTGATGCGCATTAACATGGGGGCAGGGCATTTTTCAAACAGTGGTCGTTACGGTCGATTAAAAGACTATGCTGAGGAATATGCGTTTATGTTCCTAGCGCACGGGATTAAGGAGTAA
- the mutM gene encoding bifunctional DNA-formamidopyrimidine glycosylase/DNA-(apurinic or apyrimidinic site) lyase, protein MPELPEVETTLRGIAPYVDGQTLNQVVVRNASLRWPVPVDEVAALEGSEVLKLSRRAKYILIHFKQAVLMLHLGMSGSLRVVDTSYPAAKHDHIDLVFGTRAIRFNDPRRFGCCLVMQEPVQAHKLIENLGPEPLGECFDGDYLFTRSRGKRVAVKNFIMDGQVVVGVGNIYASESLYAAGIRPTIAAQRVSRVRYQRLAEEIKRVLAKAIEAGGTTLNDFTQVDGKPGYFRHELQVYGRAGESCHKCGDEIQSKVIGQRNTFYCRRCQT, encoded by the coding sequence ATGCCAGAATTACCAGAGGTTGAGACTACACTGCGTGGAATAGCGCCGTATGTGGATGGTCAGACTCTAAATCAGGTTGTCGTTCGTAATGCCAGTTTGCGCTGGCCGGTGCCGGTCGATGAGGTCGCCGCGTTGGAGGGCTCTGAAGTTCTAAAGTTAAGTCGCCGTGCCAAGTACATTCTGATCCATTTTAAACAAGCCGTCCTTATGTTGCACTTGGGTATGTCGGGCAGCCTGCGTGTGGTGGATACGAGTTATCCAGCCGCAAAGCACGACCACATAGATTTGGTGTTCGGCACGCGTGCCATTCGATTTAACGATCCGCGTCGCTTTGGGTGTTGTCTTGTCATGCAGGAGCCGGTTCAGGCGCATAAGTTGATCGAGAACTTAGGTCCGGAGCCATTAGGTGAGTGTTTTGATGGGGACTACTTGTTTACACGGTCGCGCGGTAAGAGAGTCGCGGTCAAAAATTTCATCATGGATGGTCAGGTTGTGGTTGGGGTTGGCAATATTTATGCTAGCGAATCACTGTACGCTGCCGGTATTCGGCCGACCATCGCGGCGCAGCGCGTGAGTCGCGTGCGCTATCAGCGCCTCGCAGAGGAGATCAAACGTGTGCTAGCAAAGGCGATTGAAGCGGGCGGCACCACCCTAAATGATTTTACTCAAGTCGATGGTAAACCTGGCTATTTCCGACACGAGTTACAAGTTTATGGGCGAGCGGGCGAGTCATGTCATAAGTGTGGCGATGAGATCCAATCCAAGGTGATCGGCCAGCGTAACACGTTTTATTGTCGCCGTTGTCAGACCTAA
- the rpoH gene encoding RNA polymerase sigma factor RpoH — MAKTKTTANPVSLPQDTNLASFLQVANSAPVLTAETEARLARQYRDNDDVDAARQLVVSQLRHVIHVAKSFTGYGLPVADLIQEGNIGLMKAVKNFDPDRGIRLVSYAVHWIKAEIYEYVLKNWKIVKVATTKAQRKLFFNLRKSRKSLSALTEQETQDLASDLDVPVKTVREMEQRLTSNDVAFDGQESDDDEFTTSPSAYLPDMRYNPEELVMKTETSDNNRDSLYAAIEDLDDRSKDILQRRWLSESKATLHELAAEYNVSAERIRQIEKRAMQKMKGQLAA, encoded by the coding sequence ATGGCAAAAACCAAAACCACTGCAAATCCTGTTTCATTACCACAGGACACGAATTTAGCGAGCTTCTTGCAAGTCGCTAATAGCGCACCGGTTTTGACTGCAGAAACAGAAGCTCGTTTGGCGCGGCAATACCGTGATAACGACGATGTGGATGCGGCTCGTCAGCTGGTGGTATCACAGCTGCGTCACGTTATTCATGTGGCCAAAAGCTTTACAGGCTATGGCCTGCCAGTGGCGGACCTGATTCAAGAAGGCAATATAGGCCTAATGAAAGCAGTAAAGAATTTCGACCCGGATCGCGGCATTCGCTTAGTGTCTTACGCAGTACACTGGATCAAAGCTGAAATTTACGAGTATGTACTCAAGAATTGGAAAATTGTTAAGGTCGCGACAACCAAGGCTCAGCGAAAGCTATTCTTTAATTTAAGGAAGTCACGCAAATCGCTCAGCGCGCTGACCGAACAAGAAACGCAAGATTTAGCCTCGGACCTTGATGTCCCCGTTAAAACTGTCAGAGAGATGGAACAGCGCCTAACCTCTAATGACGTGGCTTTTGACGGTCAAGAGAGCGACGATGATGAGTTCACAACCAGTCCGTCTGCGTACCTTCCAGACATGCGTTACAATCCTGAAGAGCTCGTGATGAAGACAGAAACCAGCGATAACAATCGTGACTCTCTGTACGCCGCTATTGAGGACTTAGACGACCGCAGTAAAGACATCCTGCAACGCCGCTGGTTGAGCGAGAGCAAAGCGACTTTGCATGAATTAGCAGCGGAGTACAATGTATCCGCGGAGCGCATTCGTCAAATTGAGAAGCGCGCGATGCAGAAAATGAAGGGTCAGCTAGCCGCCTAA
- the ftsY gene encoding signal recognition particle-docking protein FtsY: MSETNSPQNPTPDDNKKKKSGLSRLFSRDKSNTESALDLNAEAATVEDGLSKSRNNLLGKIGDVFKGSFDLDDDLFDELEEVLITSDIGVDASLKLVDNLRTRVKQHKIQDAAGVIAGLRAEVATMLRPAQQPWNVLHQRPYVMLMVGVNGVGKTTTTAKIAKQFKDQGRSVMFAAADTFRAAATEQLQEWGRRLDIPVVAQGHGADAAAVAHDALTSAIVKGTHVLMIDTAGRLHTQSDLMEQLQKINRVLGNLDPSMPHEVMQILDAGTGQNALSQLDHFKDAVGVNSVCLTKLDGSAKGGLAISITQKYQLPIRYLGVGEGFNDLQAFDADGFAAALVPDLDPQ; the protein is encoded by the coding sequence ATGAGCGAAACGAATTCACCGCAAAACCCGACCCCGGACGACAATAAGAAAAAGAAATCCGGCTTGTCTCGCCTGTTCAGCCGTGACAAGAGCAACACAGAGTCAGCGCTCGATCTAAACGCCGAGGCGGCCACCGTCGAAGACGGGCTCAGTAAAAGTCGCAACAACCTTTTGGGCAAGATCGGTGATGTTTTTAAGGGCTCATTTGACCTTGATGACGACTTGTTCGACGAACTCGAAGAAGTACTGATCACGAGCGATATCGGCGTCGATGCAAGCCTAAAGCTGGTCGACAATCTACGGACTCGGGTCAAGCAGCACAAAATTCAAGACGCCGCGGGCGTCATTGCTGGCTTACGCGCTGAAGTCGCGACAATGTTGCGCCCAGCGCAGCAACCTTGGAATGTACTACACCAGCGACCTTATGTGATGCTGATGGTTGGTGTTAATGGGGTTGGTAAAACCACGACGACCGCTAAAATCGCCAAACAATTCAAAGACCAAGGGCGCTCGGTTATGTTTGCGGCGGCAGATACATTTCGTGCGGCGGCGACCGAACAATTGCAGGAATGGGGTCGTCGTCTGGATATCCCGGTGGTTGCTCAAGGCCACGGCGCCGATGCTGCCGCGGTTGCCCATGACGCACTGACCTCGGCAATCGTTAAGGGCACCCATGTGCTCATGATTGATACTGCGGGTCGTTTACACACGCAATCAGATTTGATGGAGCAACTGCAAAAGATCAATCGCGTACTTGGCAACCTCGACCCGTCAATGCCGCATGAGGTAATGCAGATTCTCGACGCAGGCACCGGCCAAAATGCGCTGTCGCAATTAGATCACTTCAAAGACGCTGTCGGTGTTAACAGTGTCTGCCTCACTAAACTGGATGGGTCTGCCAAGGGCGGATTGGCCATTTCGATCACGCAGAAGTATCAGCTGCCAATTCGCTATCTGGGCGTAGGTGAGGGCTTTAATGATCTGCAAGCGTTTGATGCAGACGGCTTTGCCGCCGCGCTAGTGCCTGATTTAGACCCGCAATAA
- the ftsE gene encoding cell division ATP-binding protein FtsE has translation MIKLSHVTKRYPNGHEALHDVSFDIAAGEMVFLAGHSGAGKSTLFKLITRIEKPTSGQILVDNQNLSRLRDNKIPALRRDIGVIFQDHKLLMDRSVFDNVALPLIVIGMPHDEIQKRVRAALGKVGLSGKEKQLPITLSGGEQQRVGIARAVINRPSILLADEPTGNLDDALSDEIIDIFADFNRVGVTVMIATHDFRQIERLGNRTIHLAHGQLMNLAQPVTHQPNPEAES, from the coding sequence ATGATCAAACTTAGCCACGTTACTAAACGCTATCCGAATGGTCACGAAGCATTGCATGACGTCAGCTTTGATATTGCCGCCGGAGAAATGGTCTTCTTGGCCGGGCACTCCGGCGCGGGGAAAAGTACGTTGTTCAAACTCATTACCCGTATCGAGAAACCCACCTCGGGACAAATACTGGTCGACAACCAGAACCTGAGCCGTCTGCGCGATAACAAAATTCCAGCGCTGCGTCGCGACATTGGCGTCATTTTCCAAGACCATAAACTGTTAATGGACCGCTCAGTATTCGACAACGTGGCACTCCCATTGATCGTTATTGGTATGCCACATGATGAAATCCAAAAACGGGTTCGTGCGGCACTTGGCAAGGTTGGCTTGTCTGGCAAGGAAAAACAGTTACCGATCACACTTTCGGGTGGCGAACAACAACGCGTCGGCATCGCCCGTGCCGTCATCAACCGACCCAGCATCTTGCTCGCCGACGAACCGACCGGCAACCTAGACGATGCTTTGTCTGACGAAATCATTGATATATTCGCAGACTTTAACCGGGTCGGGGTTACAGTGATGATCGCTACCCATGATTTTCGACAGATCGAACGCCTCGGCAATCGCACTATCCATTTGGCACACGGGCAACTAATGAACCTGGCACAGCCGGTTACGCACCAACCCAACCCAGAAGCGGAAAGTTAA
- the ftsX gene encoding permease-like cell division protein FtsX produces the protein MLTYLTRHLQVLFATLGDMRRTPTATINTVLIIAITLLLPCLLYIGIKSAQSLSQNWEGRPQISIFLNKDISDSTASALFQEIQLHPSIELAEFVTPEAALDEFRILSAKSSDISLDQELAFLGENPLPPSIVVMPDASSAGPTQLVALKEELALFDGIESIRLDLDWTNRFNAILGVFTRIAILLSGLLGVALILIVGNTIKLLIFNRRSEIEIIKLVGGTNTFVRRPFLYYGALFGLFGASITLGLLKLAGHLVSAPLAKLIELYDTAAMVYTLHSGEIATILIAGVVLGWLAARWSVAQHLRHIQPR, from the coding sequence ATGCTGACCTACCTTACGCGACACCTGCAAGTTCTGTTTGCGACCCTGGGCGACATGCGGCGCACGCCAACCGCCACCATCAACACGGTGCTGATCATCGCCATCACCTTACTGCTGCCTTGCCTGCTGTACATCGGGATTAAAAGCGCTCAAAGCCTGAGTCAAAACTGGGAAGGCCGTCCACAAATTAGTATTTTTCTCAACAAAGACATTTCCGACAGCACGGCGAGTGCCTTATTTCAAGAAATCCAGCTGCATCCGTCAATCGAACTCGCTGAATTCGTTACGCCCGAAGCCGCTCTGGATGAGTTTCGAATTCTGAGTGCCAAATCCAGCGATATTTCCTTAGATCAAGAGTTGGCCTTTTTGGGCGAGAATCCATTGCCACCATCCATCGTCGTGATGCCTGACGCGTCCTCTGCCGGGCCAACGCAACTGGTTGCCTTGAAAGAAGAGTTGGCCTTATTTGACGGCATTGAGTCGATACGGCTCGATCTGGACTGGACCAATCGATTCAATGCGATTTTGGGTGTGTTTACCCGCATCGCCATTTTACTCAGCGGTTTACTAGGCGTTGCACTAATCCTGATTGTGGGGAACACGATTAAATTATTGATCTTCAATCGACGCTCTGAAATCGAAATTATCAAACTGGTCGGCGGCACCAATACCTTTGTCCGACGCCCATTTCTGTATTATGGCGCGCTGTTCGGTTTGTTCGGTGCAAGTATTACGCTGGGCTTACTCAAACTCGCCGGGCATCTAGTGTCCGCGCCCCTTGCAAAACTGATTGAGTTATACGATACAGCAGCCATGGTGTATACCCTGCACAGCGGTGAAATTGCAACGATTCTGATCGCTGGCGTTGTGCTTGGCTGGTTGGCCGCCCGTTGGTCTGTCGCCCAGCATTTGCGCCACATTCAACCGCGCTGA
- a CDS encoding PrnB family protein, with amino-acid sequence MRTDNSRKFDHWIRNDFKQLNTELELAYQEAGCRDTIVGVGEKTKQTLLDEGNLHIRALLHEGNTDEGFDNGFDLLGNVGFFMAACRRHDLTEPSRERRSPLTDASALAMQLGASLGVIPRFASAHLETHNRALNGNYKSFTNLPDEHLFLEYNTRGVFAFIRASEALLHSLPLGISHPVTHDLLLAAQADLKQVIANNRALFDTLDVDRFFYAVRPYYKPHRVGLHEYRGANAGDFAGINVIDLLLGLCRADDPYYSQLLVDKFLFMRPDDQLILRDCMRRRSLLDAFLMALDDPEATRAAWFQRNAKAFLDVCALHGETAIQHHELLIARFIEHPAHRDGLDQQSDLTASGPRLDVMLRGLKKLCDLRSAANVDGLSTRFADLQRLREAVDHA; translated from the coding sequence ATGCGCACTGACAACTCTCGCAAGTTCGATCACTGGATTCGAAACGATTTCAAACAGCTTAATACCGAGCTTGAGCTGGCCTACCAAGAAGCTGGTTGCCGAGACACCATCGTCGGTGTTGGCGAAAAAACCAAACAGACTCTGCTAGACGAAGGCAACCTGCACATCCGTGCGCTACTGCATGAAGGCAATACCGACGAAGGATTTGACAATGGCTTTGATTTATTGGGCAATGTAGGCTTTTTTATGGCCGCGTGTCGACGGCACGACCTGACAGAACCGTCCCGCGAAAGACGTTCTCCTCTAACCGACGCGTCGGCGCTTGCTATGCAGCTCGGTGCATCACTTGGCGTAATACCTCGTTTTGCTTCCGCACATTTAGAAACACATAATCGAGCGCTGAACGGTAACTATAAATCGTTTACCAACTTACCGGACGAACACCTGTTTCTGGAGTACAACACACGCGGCGTATTTGCGTTTATCCGCGCATCCGAAGCCTTATTGCACTCTTTGCCATTGGGTATTAGCCATCCCGTGACACACGATCTGCTGCTCGCCGCACAGGCTGACCTTAAACAGGTGATCGCAAATAATCGTGCATTGTTTGATACCCTTGATGTCGATCGATTCTTCTATGCGGTGCGCCCATATTACAAACCCCATCGTGTCGGCTTACACGAATATCGCGGTGCCAATGCGGGCGATTTTGCCGGCATTAATGTGATCGATTTACTGCTCGGACTGTGTCGTGCAGATGACCCTTATTACTCCCAACTGCTGGTCGATAAATTTTTATTTATGCGGCCAGATGATCAACTCATTCTGCGTGATTGTATGCGTCGCCGCAGTCTATTGGATGCGTTCCTGATGGCACTCGACGACCCTGAGGCAACGCGCGCAGCATGGTTTCAACGCAATGCCAAAGCATTTTTAGATGTGTGCGCTCTGCATGGCGAAACCGCGATCCAACACCACGAGCTTTTGATTGCGCGCTTTATAGAACACCCGGCACATCGCGACGGCCTGGACCAACAATCCGACCTCACCGCCAGTGGCCCACGGTTAGACGTGATGCTGCGCGGACTGAAGAAACTCTGCGATCTACGAAGCGCTGCGAATGTCGATGGTTTAAGTACGCGGTTTGCCGACTTGCAACGATTGCGGGAGGCCGTAGACCATGCATGA
- the gor gene encoding glutathione-disulfide reductase, with amino-acid sequence MKQYDLVVIGGGSGGVRAARIAAGHGAKVAICEEYRYGGTCVIRGCVPKKLMVYAAHFAEDFEDSRTYGWDTRVNGFDWPTLITNKDQEIDRLNGIYEKLLTNAGVEMFHGSASLVDAHTVSINDQSLRADKILIATGGTPFLPPIPGVELAITSNEVFHLEEQPNTAIVIGGGYIAVEFAGIFNGLGTDTTLVYRGPQILRGFDDAVRTHLADEITKKGINLRLNEHVERIELVDDGRKLVTYANGDRIAVDCVLFATGRSPNTANLNLVSAGVELGTSGQILVDEHSKTNVDSIYAVGDVTDRIALTPVATMEGHAFADTVFGDKPRLADHNLVPSAVFSQPSVATVGYTEQDARAEFEHVDTYTSSFRSLKHTLTDNTERVLMKLVVDAASDKVIGAHMVGPEAAEIMQGIAIAIKAGARKADFDATVGIHPSMAEEFCTMRTKDAD; translated from the coding sequence ATGAAACAATATGACTTAGTGGTTATTGGTGGCGGTTCAGGCGGTGTTCGAGCAGCCCGAATTGCGGCCGGACACGGTGCCAAAGTCGCCATCTGTGAGGAGTATCGCTACGGCGGCACCTGCGTTATCCGTGGCTGTGTGCCGAAAAAGCTGATGGTTTACGCTGCGCACTTCGCCGAAGACTTCGAAGACAGCCGAACCTACGGTTGGGACACGCGTGTTAATGGGTTCGACTGGCCAACGCTGATCACCAATAAAGACCAGGAAATCGATCGCCTCAATGGCATCTATGAAAAGCTGTTGACGAACGCTGGCGTAGAGATGTTTCACGGCAGCGCGTCACTGGTTGACGCACATACGGTGAGCATAAACGATCAATCATTGCGCGCGGACAAGATTTTAATCGCAACCGGCGGCACACCGTTTCTACCACCGATCCCAGGCGTGGAACTCGCGATCACCTCGAATGAAGTTTTCCATCTAGAGGAACAACCGAACACCGCGATCGTGATCGGTGGCGGCTATATTGCCGTCGAGTTTGCCGGCATTTTCAATGGTCTCGGCACGGACACCACGCTGGTTTATCGGGGACCACAAATTCTACGCGGTTTTGACGATGCGGTGCGGACTCATCTGGCCGATGAAATCACCAAAAAAGGTATTAACCTTCGACTGAACGAGCACGTAGAACGCATCGAATTAGTCGATGATGGTCGCAAACTGGTGACCTACGCTAATGGTGATCGAATTGCGGTGGATTGCGTTTTATTTGCAACCGGCCGCTCACCAAATACTGCCAATCTTAATCTCGTATCTGCCGGCGTTGAGCTGGGTACGAGTGGACAGATCCTTGTAGACGAACATTCAAAAACGAATGTGGATTCCATTTATGCCGTCGGAGACGTGACAGACCGGATCGCGCTCACGCCCGTTGCTACCATGGAAGGCCATGCCTTCGCGGATACCGTCTTCGGCGACAAACCCCGCTTGGCGGATCATAACCTCGTCCCCTCAGCCGTCTTTTCACAACCGTCTGTGGCAACGGTTGGCTACACCGAGCAAGACGCACGCGCCGAATTCGAACACGTCGACACCTATACCTCCAGTTTTCGCTCACTCAAACATACGCTGACCGACAACACCGAACGCGTGCTCATGAAGCTGGTGGTGGACGCCGCATCCGACAAAGTTATCGGCGCACATATGGTTGGGCCAGAAGCGGCAGAGATCATGCAAGGCATAGCAATTGCAATCAAGGCTGGTGCCCGCAAAGCTGACTTCGACGCCACTGTCGGGATTCATCCGAGCATGGCTGAGGAGTTCTGCACCATGCGCACCAAGGACGCAGATTAG
- a CDS encoding aminotransferase class V-fold PLP-dependent enzyme: MHDHRDCSSEFATTDDIYLLAHSIGKMPRNAVAYAQQHFYDSWQSSSESIWPQWLNEIESFKSALAALFNADASEFCPQTNVSSALSKLVSSLPKNSTKRTIVMTDNDFPSAGFVLQQMQNLGFTLRVIDKQQDPLDLNHWADAIDETVCAVFITHVHYNTNRRVNVQEICRLARAQDAISIVDIAQSAGIVPIDLQRWQADAVIGSCIKWLCGGPGAGYLWVRSELVSQLEPLDLGWFSHDNPFEFDINHFEYAASSNRFWGGTPSVLPFVIATNSIQLINRIGVEHIRRHNLVLSDRLLAELPAQAQLVSPLSANQRGGTLVIKFDQQERVAQQLQKSGVLFDAREYGIRMSPHIYTQTDEIETCIQALNLN; the protein is encoded by the coding sequence ATGCATGATCATAGAGACTGTAGCTCAGAGTTTGCGACCACCGACGATATTTACCTGCTGGCCCACTCAATCGGTAAAATGCCACGCAATGCGGTGGCCTATGCACAGCAACACTTTTACGACAGCTGGCAAAGCAGTTCCGAATCTATTTGGCCTCAATGGCTAAACGAAATCGAGTCGTTTAAGTCTGCTTTAGCGGCCTTATTCAACGCCGATGCCAGCGAGTTCTGTCCACAGACCAACGTTTCCAGCGCATTATCCAAACTGGTGTCGTCACTACCCAAAAACAGCACCAAGCGCACCATCGTAATGACCGACAACGATTTTCCATCCGCCGGGTTCGTGTTACAACAAATGCAAAACCTCGGGTTTACCCTGCGCGTGATCGACAAACAGCAAGACCCGCTGGACTTAAACCATTGGGCTGATGCGATTGACGAAACCGTGTGCGCGGTTTTCATCACACACGTACACTACAACACTAATCGGCGTGTCAATGTACAAGAGATCTGTCGCTTGGCGCGGGCGCAGGACGCCATCAGCATTGTGGATATTGCGCAGTCAGCCGGCATCGTACCGATTGACCTCCAACGCTGGCAAGCGGATGCGGTCATCGGGTCCTGTATCAAGTGGCTGTGTGGCGGTCCTGGCGCGGGCTATCTATGGGTGCGATCGGAACTGGTATCTCAGCTAGAACCACTGGATTTGGGCTGGTTTTCACATGACAATCCGTTTGAATTTGACATCAACCACTTCGAGTACGCCGCCTCGAGCAATCGTTTTTGGGGCGGAACGCCGTCGGTTCTGCCGTTTGTGATTGCCACGAACTCGATCCAGCTGATTAATCGAATCGGGGTAGAGCATATCCGACGCCATAATCTGGTCCTCAGTGACAGGCTGCTGGCTGAGCTACCCGCGCAAGCTCAATTAGTGTCCCCGCTGTCCGCTAACCAACGTGGCGGCACGCTTGTTATCAAGTTTGACCAACAGGAACGTGTTGCACAACAGCTGCAAAAATCGGGCGTCTTGTTTGATGCGCGGGAATATGGCATTCGTATGTCACCGCATATTTACACCCAAACTGATGAAATTGAGACCTGTATTCAGGCACTTAATTTGAACTAA